The Chionomys nivalis chromosome 1, mChiNiv1.1, whole genome shotgun sequence sequence CTGTCTGCATCAAACAAGCTAAGGAATAAAGAGTGGGGTTCTATTAGCCAGTCTATCTCTGTGACCACACCCCTGACAGAAGCAAGTTAAGGGAGTGTtagaaataatcttaaaatgaGCCTCTCCgccaatgcaaataattccaatcagaccagattagGCAGAATAAAAATTGCCCACGTTTAATAAATGCAGTGCTCCCAGTTGGCTGGGAACATAGCGAGAGGTGGGGGTGGACCACGCAAAACCCAAAGACCAAGTGCTCCTTTTCTGGCCAGCAGCCTAAAGAGCctgtggtcctgaccctccctggggaggagttAGCACTTGGTGGGCTCTTCAGGAGGTGGAGTCCGGACTAAGGCAATTCAGGCCAGGGGGCTTGAGATGGAGCTTTCTGCTCCATTGGCACCCTAAggatgaatgccaggggctggggtgacgcttccaatcatcccagattccttggatataggggtgtcagagggctggggtctcTCTTTCAATCAAACAGGGAGGagggcttattttggcttttgATTCATGGGATAACATTCATCATGGTAGGGGAAGGCAGAGGGACTAGAGAAACCCATGATGGCAAAGCCAGACTATAGCCCTCAAGGCCTACCGCTGCCCCCGTGCACACCCAGGGATGGCTTGCTTGCTAAAGAGCTCACCTTGTAACCACATTCCATTAGTTCCCAGGATGTAAACGCGTACTCTCATAAACACCGCACTGCTGAGAACACTCATCCTGCCTGGAATTGGAAAACTAAAACTCCCACAAATAAGCTTTATTTGCATGGCTGCATATATCTGATCAAATGGCAGATGTTTACAAAGGGTAAAGTTTATTAAATGGCAAAACCTGGAACTTCGAGTTCTGTCAGCTGCTGAGTCTTCATCAACAGCACAGACTGTTTAGTGCTCACTCTTGTATTCACCACAAGTCCAAGGGCAGCAGGTCCCATTTTCTTGGGACTGCAGgtccatttccaccttgtctgaaggtcagagagtctgGAGATGGACAAGCTTAGTTGCTTGTCCTAACTCAGGAGAGCTCGTTCTAGTAATTCTGGTGCcctcctgacaggtggtcaggatatgcaaatgcacttttgctccttcttctgtaactatgaggtcacctagggAAGGGCACCTCCGTCACTTAGACAACAGAAGGCTAAAGATTTGATGACTCAGAGTGATACAGCCATTGACTGTTATCCTTTTTATCATGTTACCCTCCCCCCTTtatgttgggtataaaagctgtggaaaaataaacatgggtgaatTTTAGGATTTCGATCATTGGAATGCCCTCCCAatactttctgtgttttctgtcttattatttttatgcatcttcatattctttacttatatttcttcaattcctATGCTCTTACCCTGGTAGAAGTAATTTTGTCAAGGCCGGTCCTCGATAGGAAACCTCTTACATTACTTTTATTGCCAACAAAAGAGCAAATCCTGTGTGTTTCGTCAGCAGCAAAACTCCACCACCCTCATCTTTTGTTTGCATTGTGGCTGTTTCAAATGGTGTAAAAATGAGCTTAATATTTACTAAAGGAGCTTATAACACCTATAACAGTAacttcattttaacttttttattaagaaaaattttttgttatttctccCCCAAATAAGCTAAAAAGAAATACCTGTAAAAATACCAAAAACGTATTTTAAAACCCCAAACTGATATGACACATTTTATATGATTTACAGCTAAGACTAAAATGTCCAGTTCTATGAGGGACTCTGTAGGAAACAGAAAGACTGTACACTTCAGGCTGTGCTATAGCTCAATAGTACAGTCCAAGCTTAGCATGTACAAAACGTTGGATTCAAGCCCTAGCATTAAAGGGAAGGCAGGGGAGAGTTGTATTCAATTCTAATTAAGTTTTGAAAAGCTGCATGTTTGCTGACAGGCACTACTGGTGAAATCAATCTGGAAGGCAGCCATTTCTATGGCGGGACTGCCAGGGTTTTCCATACAACAGAGTCAAGCCTTGTACCCAGATTTTTCTCCCTTATAGTTTAAACAAAAGCACGAATACACAAATGGTAAAAGATGCACACAGCACAGAAAGACTAAAATAACAATATCCCCTCCTGACACGGCAGATCTCATGTGTCCGAAACCCTTAAACAGTCAAAGGGTCGAGCAGTTCACAAGCCAAAGCTGACCTTTGGTCTGCAAATACTCATGTCCATGGACGTGTGCAGATGGCCGTTTGTCTCTCTGTCACAGAGAAACGCCACACGGTCTTCTACTTAGAAAGTTTAAAGGGCAACGTGTGCATGCTGTCCAACCCCCGCCGAGTCCAGGCAGCTCCTCAGACATCACTGGTCTAGCTGTGGCTCCAGATGGTCCCAGGTGTTGACTCTGAAATTTAGGAATCACATTTATTAACACGGCTCCCCCGTGCCCCCACcccgagacaaagtttctctgtgtaacagtcttggctgtcctgtaacttgtttttgtggaccaggctggcctcagattcagagatctgcctgcctgcctgcctctgccttctgagtgcaggattaaaggcgtgtgccatcatgtctggctaacaaggaatttttaaaagaaaaatttcctttaaaattagtGTTATGATTCTAGCCACACAGTGGTGGCAGGCACTTTTGGGTTCCAGGGATACTCATGTGTGAACAAGCGCTCAGGCAAAATACTTAGCCACCCCGGAGACCTTAAAAGGCTCTGCATGGCTTGCGTGCAGCATGGTTGCATCACCTACATATGATGCAGCTACATAAGCCCTGGGCGCCACGTGTGAGCTCCATCATCTGTGTACAACATAGCTACGTCAACCCCCTGCGTGCATGCACTAGGTAGTCGTTAAGAGCTGGCCACGCTATCTTCAAGCTCTTTCTGCACACCGACGTCCCCAGGCCTGTTCACGTGTCTCTAATAAACTCTTCTTTGTTATATGCTTAGTTCTCACTCACACCAGGTAATTTCAATTAGGGAATCTGAAGGGGGGGGTggagcagaggcaaggggatctctgtgtttgaggtcagcctggcctacatagtgagacattgtctcaaaaaaaaaaaaaaagacaaaaattaaaaacaaaaaaatgagggaatctgccgggcggtggtggcacacaccttcaatcccagcactcgggaggcagaggcaggcagatctctgggagttcgaggccagcctggtctacaagagctagttctgggacgggcaccaaagctacagagaaaccctgtctcaaaaaaccaaaaaaaaaaaaaaaaaaaaaagagggaatctATTCTGTGTAAACAGGAAGATGTACTGCCAGATATATGGACAGAGCTCCCATCTTCCCTTCTTTGTGAAAAAGGCTCTCACTATGCAGTGCTGGCTGGCATCCTGCCTGGCACCTGAGAGGCTCATcctcctgctttggcttcccaagtgctggggttacacgcATGAACCACTACACTCACTCAGCTTTTATTTTGACATTGTACAAAAAGACATGAACCATAACACATGCACCCCAAGCAGCTGGGCAAGGCCAGACCTTTATAGGGAACAAACAGGTAAGACGGCAAGAGCCTCAGGACGGATGACACTCTCCTTCAGTCTCCACTCCCAGCAACAAGTAGCACTGTCTGAGCAGGAAAGACTTACAGACACACAGCACACTGCCGGCTCAGCCGAGCCCTCCCTCGATGCCTCGGATCCTCCTGGCCAGCTGCACGTCCTTGGGGAAGAGGGTGACTCTGCGAGCGTGTAAGGTGAGGAGATAGGCGTCCTCGAAGAGGTGAACTAGAAATGCTTCTGCTGCCTGGGCACAAAGAGAAGACCACCACGGATGAAGGGCCTGGACTGTTTTCTCTTGAAGACATCCTGACTCAAAGGACTGAAGTAAAGAGCGGGGCGAACCCCGTGGCCATCCGTTACATCCCCTCCACACTGTCACGCGTTACATGCTGGCTGTTCTTTTCGGGAGGTCAGGAACAGTCTGGGGGTACCTCATATGCAGGCCTTTGGCATTCTGGGATACTCTTCCCCCTCTCAGCCTTCACCTATCCCTACTCCTTACCTCTTGAAGGGCCAACAAGGCGTGGGCCTGCCAATAGAAGTCCACACCGCGAGTGAATTTCTGACAGATTTCTCTAACCtatggaggggtggggtgggggtgagcagAGAGTAGAGTGAGTGAGTGTTCAAAGAGTGGAGGGTCTTTCTCCAAGTATCTCTCCGCATCCTCATTTCCTCCATTACCTGCTGCCCTTGATCTTAGGGCCTGGCTCAGAGTAGGTGCCGACTTCTGGGAGCTTTAACTGGCAGAGTTTatggggggagaggagaaagggcaaTCTCCAGGGCAGGGAGGGAAACTGGAGGAGAAGGCTCCACCACAGACAGAGGGGATGAGGAGAAAACAGCCTCAGAAATACAGAGGATGTGCGGCGTCCCAAAAGTTAGAGGTGACCTTCAGCCACAAACCCAAGAGACTCAAAGGAAAGGCGGCCCAGAGCAGAGTGAAGGGCCCCAGAACTCACGACTCTGCCAAAAGGCTGTCTCCTCAGCAGGAGGTCTGTGCTCTTCTGCAGTTTCCGCACTTCCTTCAGCCACAGAAATTTCCGCCTTCGGCGTAGACTGGAAGCACCTGAGCAGAAGAGGTAGGTCATAAGGAAGGCACAGCGGAAATAACTGGTCCATTGCAGCGCAGCTGAGACAACAGATGTTTCCACAGGCCTCTACCCCAGAGCAGGGAATTCACTCACTCCCAGCTGTTGGAGTCAGTGACAATGGCAGACAGGTGCTTAAGACAGGCTTGTTAGACGAGCGGTCTGAGCCTTTGGGTTGGGTATTAACTTCCATGAAGCCCTCTGAAACCCCAGTCACTTCCCAACAGCTCCTTCCTGCTGGGCCCCGCAGTACTCCACGCATCTATCTTTCCCATTCCCACCTAGACTGAAAAgtttgttatttcaatttttaggcatttttcttcctttttaacagCTGGAAGGAATCAGATACTACCTAATATGAATCCCTTGTCTTGATTACTCTGGCCCAGGGAAGTAGTGATAGTTGGCCAGTACTCATTAGAGGCTGTGTTGGAACTTTGGAAGTGGCATAATTCCGTGCTAGTGCTGGGAATGTGGGCTGTGAAGTCACAGCCTTTGGTAAAAATTCGAATTCtcactagaaaataaaaacacacgcACAAAAAATCTGTTCTAGAGATGCAACTCTGCAGTAACGTGCTTGATTAGCATGCACGAAGCCATGGGTTTGATCCCTTgattagcatgcatgaagccatgGGTTCGATCCCTTGATTAGCATGCACGAAGTCATGGGTTCAATCCCTCGCGACAAAGAAAGACCATACCTCTAACTCTAATGCCGGAGAAGAAACTTAACTGATGTTAGACTATTTAAAATGGTTAATAtaaacatttacttttaaaaacctgaaagatACCCTAAAAACAGCGCCAGAAGCAAATGAAATATATCTAGTAGAAAACAAGACTGCCAGATGAGTTAAGGTCCAGAGTGTGTACCATTCTTATAGAAgaaccaagtttggttcctagcactcacgtCAGGTCACGTGGCTCACACTGCCTACAACTTTAGGTCTAGGGGAACTAATGACTGGTGTCCTTGGGCACCTGTACTAAGGTGCATACACATGATTAGAAATAAAAAGtgaggctggagacatggctcattGGCTGAGAgtatttgttgttcttgcagaggacctaggtttggtgcCCAGtgcccatatggtggctcacaaccatctaactccaattccagtgAATCCAATGCCCTGGCACCTGCATCTGACCTCTGTGGaagtaaacaaacacacacaatgttgtggttgaataaaaatggcccccacaggcataTAGGGAGTGCATATAgcaccttctccagcaccacggcTGCCTGATGCTCCCCGCCCAGATGACAACAGACAatatctctgaactgtaagtcagccccagtgaaatgttttcctgtatatgagttgccgtggtcatggtttCTTCACAGTTATAAACCtctaattaaaacaaataaaaaccacaaaaatcttggtgggtgttttgcctgtgtgcatgtctgtgtctcaTGTACATGCTGGGTGCCTGCAGACAtcaggagtcagatcccctgctCTGTGTTACAGGTGATTGTTAGCCACTACGTGGGTATCGGGAATCAAACCCTGGAagacagtcagtgctctcaattGCTTAGCCTTCTCTCTAggcccccaaaataaaaataaatcttgaaaaaatagATAACTGAGTTAAATTCAACTGAAGTGTTAGCTATTAAGATAAACAAgacaaattaaatataataaattagtgaaaatgagaaattaaataagtaaatagtatACCTGCTCAATAATTATAAACAATGACTGATAAAAATGAGTAAGCCTGATTAGTTGAACAGCTTGGCTAAGACAATTAACAAGACaaagtgtgcgcacacacacacacacacacacacgggtactGGCTGGAGGTGCAGCTCAGAGTACCCACCTTGCACATACAAAGCCTCTGGTTCTATCCTGGGTACTGCAAAATAGAAACACTGAAAAGGACAGCATTTAAGGATAAAATTAGCTTCAAAGAAACAGTTATTTAAGGTCCAGCCAATAAAGAATACTATCCCAAGCAGTGAGATCACTGCAAGGGccatggaagaagggagaaaatggCCTGTTGCTAGGTGACAGGCAGAGGAGACTTAACTGTGGGTGAGGTTAGGATCCTGAAGACAAAGAGAGAAGATCCTGTTCTactctgctttctgttgctgtgaaaaacacCACAACCAACAACGTGGGGAGGGAGGGGTTATTTGGCTCACACGTTATAGTCCATCCTCCAGAGAGGCCAGGGCAGGATtccaggcaggaatctggaggcaggaaccatggaggagcGCTACATACTGACCTACTTTCCTAGCCCAAGCTCATTGCCCAGGGGTGggcggcaccacccacagtggactgggttctCCCACGTCAATTAAGAACATGTTTCACAGATGTGGCCATAGGCCAGTCTGATAGAAAGAAGTTCCCTCTTCCTGGGTGACAGGTTTATGTCACgctgacagctgaagctaacaaTAACAGAccacagcaagggctacatagtgagacctttttctctctagaaaaagaaagattttgagACAGTCAAGAGGAGTAAGAGAGCCGTAAGATTCACGATGCAAGTACAACTGGTTATAAAAGGAACTGGTCAGAGCGCCACGGAAAAGTGCGGGAACCAAAAGCATGAAGACGGGCTTCCGCGAGCCAACGCGTTGTTGGGAGCCAGAGAAGAATTTCTGGCAGGGCTTAGTCCTTCTAGCCAGGCCCACAGGTCCAATTCCAACACCAGTGCGGCAGAGACAGGGCTAAACCTCAGGGTTTAGTACATGGAAGGCAATGTCACACCAAAAATTTTATTCTACATATATGGGTCTTTGcctacgtgtatgtctgtgtgtgcagggccTGCAGAAACCAGAAGGCATGGGataccctggaaatggagttaaagatggttgtgagctgctctgtgggtcctgggagctgAGCTGAAGTTCTCTGGAatatcagccagtgctcttaacctctgaaccatctcttcagccccttcttCGTCaaactgcttttttaaaattgaaaaataacattccaaccaggcggtggtggtgcacacctttaatcccagcactagggaggcagagacaggtggatctctgtgagttctgaagCCTGGTcctcagagcgagttccaggagtttcaggacaggcttcaaagcttacagagaaaccctgtctcgaaaaaccaaacaaataaaggaaaaataacattCCAGCTGCCATGTAAGACAAGAACTGGAAAGAGAAGAGTAGaaatagaggggctggagaaatggctcagccggTAAGATCActggttcaatttctagcacccatatgacagttcacaactgtctataactcctgttccaggggatccgatgcgaTGTGTTCCCAGCACCCTTACAGGGCAGCTCATAGCTGCCTGTGATTTCGGGGGTTCCGAGCCTTCTTCTGGCCATCGCCAGCACCCTCATACACGGGGCACAtatctcagacacatacacacatacataaaaattaaataaattttttttttttaaaaaaaaaacaacctcagAGATCCGTGTCTGTCAGAATGAGCAGTGTCTTTGCTCAAGCTACCTGTCCTGTCTGCGCCTGGCTTTTCTCACTGGCTGGAAAACCGCCAAGAAACAAACTAGTTAACGTGGTTAGCGACAAGCCGTAACCAGAGGCAGCGCTGGTCTGTAGCTTCCGCAGGGCGAGCGCGGGACCGGTCTCGGAGGTTCAGGCAGACAGGCTTACCTTGACGGATGCTGCTCGATCGCGAGGGTCCGGGGACCGGGCTGGAGGGTCGTCTCGTCGGGGTCCTCGACGGGCGGCGCGGGCTCGGGTCTGGCCGCGAGGGTCCGGGGACCGGGCTGGAGGGTCGTCTCGTCGGGGTTCTCGAAGGGCGGCGCGGGCTCGGGCCTGGCCGCGAGGGTCCGGGCACCGGGCTGGGGGGCCGTCTCCTCGGGGCCTTCGCCTTGCGACGTGGGTCCATGGTTGGCAGGAGGGTCCAAGCTCCACCGACTCCGCTAAGCCTTCCGAGTCCTGCTGCCGAAGCCGGACGAAAGAGCGAGGCGACCGTGCACCGTGCGCATCACCGACAACTGAGCTCCGCCGCCATCAATTCAAAATTCATCCGCCCCGCCCATCGCATTTTAAAAAACCAACTCCGTGACTCTCAGTGGCTGTCTCTGGAACGCCACCGTGGAGCGACAGCCGGAAGGACCAGTGATAATAAAGGTCTGACCTCAGAGTCAGCCAATGGAAACCTTGAAAAGCGAAGGAAGGCGgggctttctctctctgcttgttgCTCTTTGGCTCTGGTGCCCTCTGGGCAAAAGGACAACTCAGTTCTGTTGTGGGTGGTAAATTTGTAGAATTCATTCCCTCAAACGTTTTATGCGTTCATATCAACGTTGGTGTGCCTTTGAAGATGGGGAAACAGATTACCCAAGAATGTGACAACTCCATACAGCTCCCGTGACCTTACAATATGAGATCGACCAGCCTCTGAACATTTCTAGGTTTGTGGAGACAGCCAGAAGATGAAATGTGAGGACAAGGTCCAGGCAGGGCAGGCGCTAGCACTCTTCTTGGATCGTGCTATCGAACAGCATGACGATATTGTCCGAGAAAAActggctttttcctttctcctcggAGTGATATGAATTCGGGTCATGTCTCCGTAATTAGAATAAAGAGAATTTCAATTTCgtcattttgcttttttgaggctTCTAAATGTTCTACCATGAACGTGTACTCTAATCAAGAAAATCCTTATATAATCAGTGATTTCACAGAAGCCTTCTGTAACGTTGGGGTGGGTGGTGTAAAATGGTGCAGCTGCTATGAAAATGTGTCACGGTTCGAATCTGAAACGTCCTACAAAAGCTTGGTCCTGCGTGCAGCAGTGTTTAGGGGTGGGGACTTTGGGAGATGATTGGGCCGCCAGTGCTCTGACTTCCTGTGTggatttaatcctagcacttgggaggtagaggtttGCTACGAGTTCAGGAGCAGCCTAACCTAGTGGGTTGGAGGCtagtcacaaacaaacaaacaaacaatcatgaCATAACTCAACGGTAGAGCACTCACCTCATACACAAGGTTCTGTCTTCAATCCCAGTATGCTACCCACTGAAAGTTTCTGCACCCCGTCTCCGcagatgcaataatccaaatcagaccaaatcaaaccaaattagagaAAGCCCAGGTTTAAGGGATGGCCTTCCAGCTCCTCTGGGGAGGAAGACGGGAAAgccacgtgtttgttctctggggtacaattaaaataccctgtgggagaggtaacggcatctctggggaggggtcgtcctttggtgggctttctcggaggtggagtctggaccaaggcaactcccagggagtTACTGTTTAGTCAGGGCAGAGTTTCCAACTGGGAAGTGAAAACAGTTCTAGCGACTGATGGTGGCTGTGGTTGTGTACCATGGATGTTCTTAAGCTCATCAAAATTTTATATTTgccacagccaggcagtggtggtgcacaccattaattccagcacttgggaggcagaggcaggcagatctctgtgagttcaaagccagctctgatctacagagcgagtgccaggacaggctccaatgctacagagaaaccctgtctctaaaaaaagtTATATTGACTACGGGTGGGAGGTCTTGCTAAGTCCTTTAAGGTATAGTCAAATCACAGAAGGATACTCCCCCATCCCCAATTATCCAGGTCTCAGCATGGATGGAAGAAATCCAGATCAACTGTTAATTAGACAGAGGAAATCACTTACGAACTCTGCTTTAGACAGACAGCCCTCCATTAAACTGGAAGTAGAAAGTtagatggaagacagaatctcgTTTTCATAAGAAACCGATGAAACTGACTACTTCTGAAGCAGTAGTTATGGGTAGAAGAGGGAGGGGTGTTTATTAATGTAtacattttttacatattttggtTTTTGAACCAATTGAACtattgattttttgttgttgttaaataaaCTAAATGGAAACCAAGTGGGCTGAAGATGTCAAGGTGAACACTCGCCATCTTTGAGCTCTAGATGAACTGAACAGTAGAAGGAGGAGTAAATTATAGCTCATAGGAGCCCTCCGAACTAATGGGGAGTTCAGCGTAGGTGAGAGAAAGGGGGACATTAGTTGGTTGTGACATCTCTGAGACAGATGCCTTCAGCCAAAGCTGACATCACATAGGAACAAGACGCTGA is a genomic window containing:
- the Cenpa gene encoding histone H3-like centromeric protein A, with product MDPRRKAKAPRRRPPSPVPGPSRPGPSPRRPSRTPTRRPSSPVPGPSRPDPSPRRPSRTPTRRPSSPVPGPSRSSSIRQGASSLRRRRKFLWLKEVRKLQKSTDLLLRRQPFGRVVREICQKFTRGVDFYWQAHALLALQEAAEAFLVHLFEDAYLLTLHARRVTLFPKDVQLARRIRGIEGGLG